The DNA region TATCaaactaaaacattttaataaaaattaacataaaaaaaaacccGCAGCGTAGCGCGGGTATTGACCTAGTGTAAGTCCAAAGCAATTAGCTCGTCTCATCGCTGTCTCGGAACCAGCCTGACCCGTATAGAAACCGAATACCCACCCATCTCGGCACACTGCTAGAAATCAGCATCACATTCCCCGgggaaaacaaaagaaaataaaaatgtactCTGCGATTCGGTCGTCGCTTCCGCTAGATGGCAGCATGGGAATAGAGTATTCCGACGGAACTAACCTTCCCGTCGACGCCTGCTTGGTCCTAACTACTGACCCCAAACCCCGCCTTCGCTGGACTTCAGAGCTCCATGAGCGATTCGTCGACGCCGTCACCCAGCTCGGCGGTCCCGACAGTGAGTATCCCATCGCTATTTTGTTCTTTGCTTTTAAGATTTGATTGCAAGATCTGTTTCATTCTTTTGGTTACAGAAGCAACGCCCAAAACGATAATGAGGACGATGGGGGTGAAGGGTCTCACTCTCTACCACCTCAAATCTCATCTTCaggttttaataaatatatctctattattattattatttgttttatttcttgTAACAAACAAAAGCTCAGTTCTTTAACTGTTTTGGTCGGATAGAAATTCCGCCAGGGAAGGCAGTCATGCAAAGAATCAACTGAAAACTCTAAGGATGGTATTCATCTTATCCTCCCATTTAGATCCTACCCTTCTTAATATTATGGAAAATGGTTAGTCATCAGTTCACTTGTCTATGCAGTTTCTTGTGTTGCGGAGAGTCAGGACACGGGTTCATCTTCAACGTCATCCTTAAGATTGGCTGCCCAGGAACAGAACGAGTACGATTACATGTGATCCTCTCTTAGTCCCCAAAGTGGCTGTGTATGAACATTCCTTGTTATTTTTTTGCTTGGTGAGGCAGGAGCTATCAGGTTACTGAAGCTTTGCGTGCCCAGATGGAAGTTCAAAGAAGACTACACGAGCAGCTAGAGGTTAGCTTTCTTATTCCAAttcactataaaaaaaaatcaaatagatTTTCATTAATGAGAGTCTCTCTCTACTTCCAACCAAACCCTAGAGACACCCCTATGACCTATCAGAACGATACTACTACTTAGGAAATCTTTTGATAGACAGTTCAACATTGAACCATGGCTCCGCGTTTGATTGGGGGTTCATTAGTATGCGCAGGTGCAACGGCGACTACAGCTCAGGATCGAGGCACAGGGGAAGTATCTGCAATCAATTCTAGAGAAAGCTTGCAAGGCTATAGAGGATCAAGCTGTTGCGTTCGCTGGGCTAGACGCAGCTAGAGAAGAGCTTTCAGAGCTAGCCATAAAGGTCTCCAGTGGGTGCCAAGGCACATTCGACACCACCAAAATGACGGTTCCATCCTTATCTGAGCTTGCTGTAGCGATAGAGCACAAGAACAACTGTTCAGCAGAGAGTTCAAGCACTGTGGGAAGCCCGGTTTCAGCTTCTTTGATGAAGAAGAGGTATAGGGGTGTGCTTGGAAACGGAGAAAGACTTGTTATGGGCCATGAAGCTGGGTGGGTTATGCCTAGTAGTAGTAGCCTTGGGTGAAGGTAGAGAGGAGGCCAGATTTTAGATAATTTGCTTTGTTCTTGTAATTTAAACTTGAAAAACTGTCAGCTAATGTATAAATTTGTTGAAGCTCTAGTGTCTCCTTTAGTTTTGCTGCATTATTTTGCTTCATCTTTCtgtttatcttatataataatttagacTATGGCATTTAGTTAGGGAGTTCATCTGATACGTACGACGCCGTACACCCACCTATCTTGTATCAGTACAGGAGAAGGGCCCGGAAGGAATGAGAGCAGAAGTCTTACAGGCCCACGAGGAGTGTACGCTGTGGGTCTTTCGTAGGAGAATAATGAATAACGGTCTTGCTGACTCACCGACAGGCCATGTGCATCCGTTAGTCACAGAGGTTACATGACGGCGTCAGCAACAACCTTGGAGGAGAATAAAGGAGAGTGAGGGAAGCGTAGCATCTTTTTATCAAGTATTTTGTCCAGTAGTTCTTAAAGGAGAGGAGAGACTCCAAAGAAAAAACTCATTGTATTTGCAACTTTATCTATAAAACTTGGGATTTATCTTGAATCGAGTCTTTTTTACAAGTTTGCTACATCTAAAGTGTATcaaattggtatcagagccctcGATCTTCGGAAAATGCCACCAAAGAAAGCTGATATGGAGGTCACCTTGGAGCAGTTTCAACACCAGACGGATCGGATCTCGCAGATGGAGAAAGATCTGACTCGTATGGCACCGTTGGAACAATCCGTCGCGGTGATCCAAAAGCAACTAGCCGCCATGTACGCTAGTTGGGAGTTGGAGCAACAGGAGAAGAGCGAAGCCAAACTCAGAGCAAGGGAGCTTGAGAAAGGCAAAGCTCATCAAACCGAAGGCTCTGCTTCCGTTTCGATGACTGGAGGAAAAGCCGACTTTGACGAGAGGCGAGGATCGTTGACGATGACACCGTCACCGTTCCACGTTTACGATGATGGCTTTTACGGTCACGGCTCTCCAGGCCATGGACCCGTTCCGTACGAAGAGCAGCGCCTTTGGAGGCACCCACAGCTGACTCGCCGTTTGGAGCTACCGACGTTCGATGGTACGGAGGCCGAGAACTGGGTGTTACGTGTGGAGGAGTACTTTGATTTGGGAGAGCTGACGGAGGTGGACAAGCTCCGCGCGGTTCGTGTGTGTTTCACCGGTGAGGCGTTGATGTGGTACCGGTGGGAACGCGGACGCAACCCATTTCGAAACTGGGGTCACCTGAAGTATCGCGTACTTCAACAGTATGCGATGGTGAACGACCGATCACCGGGGGAGCGTTTGTTGCGACTCCAACAAGGAGGAACGGTTCAAGAGTTTAATCGGGATTTTGTGGGGTTGGCG from Raphanus sativus cultivar WK10039 chromosome 8, ASM80110v3, whole genome shotgun sequence includes:
- the LOC108822824 gene encoding protein PHR1-LIKE 3 isoform X1, translated to MYSAIRSSLPLDGSMGIEYSDGTNLPVDACLVLTTDPKPRLRWTSELHERFVDAVTQLGGPDKATPKTIMRTMGVKGLTLYHLKSHLQKFRQGRQSCKESTENSKDVSCVAESQDTGSSSTSSLRLAAQEQNESYQVTEALRAQMEVQRRLHEQLEYAQVQRRLQLRIEAQGKYLQSILEKACKAIEDQAVAFAGLDAAREELSELAIKVSSGCQGTFDTTKMTVPSLSELAVAIEHKNNCSAESSSTVGSPVSASLMKKRYRGVLGNGERLVMGHEAGWVMPSSSSLG
- the LOC108822824 gene encoding protein PHR1-LIKE 3 isoform X2, translated to MYSAIRSSLPLDGSMGIEYSDGTNLPVDACLVLTTDPKPRLRWTSELHERFVDAVTQLGGPDKATPKTIMRTMGVKGLTLYHLKSHLQKFRQGRQSCKESTENSKDVSCVAESQDTGSSSTSSLRLAAQEQNESYQVTEALRAQMEVQRRLHEQLEVQRRLQLRIEAQGKYLQSILEKACKAIEDQAVAFAGLDAAREELSELAIKVSSGCQGTFDTTKMTVPSLSELAVAIEHKNNCSAESSSTVGSPVSASLMKKRYRGVLGNGERLVMGHEAGWVMPSSSSLG